The DNA segment CGACCGTACATCCTGAATCCACGCTGCTTCCGTCAGCTTGGAGATAAGAACGAATTCCTCGGAAATGCGCTGAGCGGCGGTAGACTTAAGCGACAATTTCCGGCTAATGCCTTCGCTGTTCGTCACTGTGAGGTCGCTGAATCGATGTGTCGAGGATTCGACCGCTTCGACACTCCAGGCTACCGATTCGCACGCATTAGCAAAGGCGGTCTCAAAGCCGGTCAATCCAAGAGCATCGACAGTTGTGCCGTGATGCACAGAGAGCGCAAGGCCGAAATACTCAATCCAGTCTGGTGTACTCGAAATCCAAGTAGCAGGCCCCTTGGTAATCAAGGAAGGAGGAGAGGATAGGGAATCGACCATACGTGAGACAAATCTGACTGCTGTCTCAGACAGCCCATCTATCCTGGCCTTCAGGTCTTCTCGGTCGCTCATCCTTCGAGCCGCCGCTCGATCATTTTGGTGAATTCCGAGCTCAATTCGATGCCAACCCACTTTCGATCCAAGTCACGAGCAGCGACCAAAGTAGTTCCTGAACCAGCGTACGGATCAAGTACTACATCGCCTGGGCGGCTTGTAATCTGAAGGCATCTATTGGCTAGTTCAATCGGCATGACCGCTGGATGATTTACCCCGTTGGCAAATGATTGCCTTTGCGGATCGGTCGGGATTGACCATGTTGTTCTAAGCCTTCTGTCATTGGGTCCGCGCACGGCATCAATGTTGTAGTAGTAGTTCTGATTCTTGGAGAGCAGAAATACCGTTTCGTGATCCAATGTAGGGCGGTCTCGCACGGATTCCGGATGCGCATTGGGCTTAGCCCAGATTACTTCCGACCGCACCCACCAACCTGCTGCTTGAAGCGCAAATGCAAGACGCCAAGGCACGCCAACCAGTTCCTTTGCCTTCAAGCCAGTGGGCGTGGGTGGGCGAACTGACATGGCCCTAGCCCGGTTCTTGCGATCTGGAGCTCGATACCTGCGGTTGCCCGAAGTATAAGAGTCCCCAACATTCAGCCATACTGTGCCGTCGTCAGTGAGAATGTGCCTCAACTTCTCAAACGTGCGCACAATGGACGCCACATACTCGGGAAGTGAGTCATCTCGCCCAATCTGCGAATCCACCGCGTAGTCCCTAAGGGACCAATAGGGTGGAGAAGTAACGACAGTCTGAACGGCCGCGGCAGGAAGCCGGTCCAATGCTTCCTCTGCAGACCCACGTATCAGCAAGGACTCAGCAATGCTCTCAATTCTAAAGTCCTCGGCAGTGTCTAACCTTAGGTATTCATGGCCGTTGGGTTCAGGAACAGGCAAAGGGAGGCGTCCATTGATGGCTTTGGTCTGTTTCTCCGAGCCATGTTCGTAAGTTGCTATCGCTGATTTCGCAGTTGTATGCATTGGTCAGACCCTTCCTTGGGTTATCCAATAGTGGAATGCATCAACAGCCCTCTCAGCCCTGTACTACCGCCCTGCCCTTGCCTCACCCGGGCCAAATGCGGAAGACGCCGCACCCTCGGGGCCATCTCTACTACTAGTCTGGGAATACTCGATGCCTTTCGCTCTCAAGCAGGAGAATAATGGAAATAGGCCTTTCAGAGAAGGGGCAGGACCGACGAGTTTGGGCACTATGTGCGGTACTCTAGCTTTGGCGAAATTCTCCGTCAACGCCATTAGGGCTGCCCCCCCAAACCCTGCCACATCCCCCTGGCCCCCAACCCACCCCCGACGCTACCCTCCTCCCAAACCCCGACGGGAGGACACGCATGCCAGCCCCCATCGAGCGCCCCGAAAACCACCGCTCCCGCACGGTCCGCACCGGCGACCGCATCCCCCGCGCCGTATCTGGGCCGGGGGCATTTTGCAAAAAGTTCCGACTTATAGCTGATTTACGACACTTCCCCTATAAAACAAAGGCGAAACAACCTCCGCCGCAGCTACGGGCGATCCAGCGACGAATGCAAATCGAAGATGGAGGCGCCCCCACCGCGAACGCGCCCCAACAAGAAGGGGGCGGCGGACGCATCCGCCACCCCCTTGCCGTGTCGCTGCTGCGTGGGAAAATTCTACTTGCGCAGGAACTTCTGGATACGCTGCCCCATCAGCACCTCGCACACGTACAGGTCCCCGTGGCTGTCCACCCACACCCCGTGCGGCCCGATGAACTGCCCCGGCTCCGGCTTCCGGTACTCCGGGTCGCCAAGCTGCGCCAGCACGTTCCCTTCCAGGTCGAGGATCGTCACCCGCGACTGCAGCTCCGCCACGTACATGATGTCGTTGCTGTCCACGAAGAGCTTGCACGGCTGGATGAACCCGCCCCACTCGTCCAGGTACTCCCCCTGCGGCGTGAAGATCTGGATCCGGTGGTTCTGCCGGTCGGCCACGTAGACCTTCCCGTCGACCTCCCAGACGCTGTGCACCAGGTTGAACTGCCCCGGACCCGTGCCCGGCTCGCCCCACGAGTACTCAAGCGTCCCGTCGTCCGCGAACTTGTGGACGCGGCAGTTCCGGTACCCGTCCGAGACGTAGAACCCGCCCGACGCCGACAGCGCGATGTCCGTCGGGTGGTGGAACGGCCCCGCCGGCCGCAGTACCTCGCGGTTCTCGTCCGTGTACCCCGTGTCCGACGGCACCCCGCGGTTGCCGATCTCGAAGACCTTCTTACGGTCCTTGGTGAACTTCATCGCCACCTGCAGTGTGCGGTCCACCATGTACTGGTTGTCGTCGGCGTCCGTGTTCAGCCCGTGCGCGTCCACAAACTCGTCGCCGCCCCACGTGCTCAGGAACTTGCCGTCGCGGTCAAAGACCATGACGGGGTTGGTGGTGCGGGTGAAGACGTGGACGCGGTCCTGGGAGTCGGTGTTCACGGAGCCTATCTGGCCCCACTCCATTCCCTCTGGCAGCTCACCCCACCCCTCTGCAACCTCGTAGGTGAAATCGCCGGTGCCCACTGTCGTAGCCATAGCGCTGCCTCCTTCCGATGCCTGTCCGATAGGGCGCATTATGCCCCCGTCGGCGCCGTCAGTCGAGGGCCTCGTCAAGGAGCTCCAGCGAGTCACCGAAGTCCAGCGGCGCCAGCCCCAGCGTGTCCGCCGGCAGCGCCGTCGCCACCTGCACGAGCCCCCACACCACCGCCGACGAGGACAGCAGCTCCTGCAGGCCCTCGTGCACCGTCTCGCCCTGGGCCACGCGCTGCTCGACGGAGCCCGGAACGCCGGGATCGACCTCGCCCAGGTCCACCTGGTACGTCAGCCGCGCACCCACGAGGATGACCGCCCCGATGAGCAGCAGTCCGATGACGAGGCCCAGCAGCAGCCCGCCCACCCGGTCGAGGATGCTCGACGTGCCCAGGGTGACCGTGGACAGCAGCGGCTTGACGACCTTGAGGACGCGGCTCGCCGCGTACAGCATCACCGACAGCAGGGCCACGTAGACGACGACGTTGACCACCGCCCGGGCCGTGCTCGAGTCCGTGTAGCCCTCCACCGCCAGGGTGGCCGCGCCGCTGACGTTCCCCGCAAAGTACCAGCCGATCATCAGGCTGCCGAAGGCCATGGCGGCCCAGAAAACCCCGACCCGCGCCCCCGCAAAGGCGCTCATTGCCAACAGCGCAAGGAGGAGAATGTCCAGCCAGTTCACAGGATGTCCTCGTGATGCCTCAGTGCAGTCATACACTACTGAGTGTAGCACGCATCGCCTTTTGCCCAGGGCGAGGACCCTTACCCTGCCGGCCGCCTGCCGGCGATGCCATGCATCCCGGCGCCCACGTCTGCGTGCACCTCGTCGGGGTGGGCTTCACTAACATGCTGGCCGGCTGCGGTGTGACGTCACACGGGTATCCGGCGCCCCTTGATGGCGGGCGTGCTGAATTCCTCGGCGGGGCAGTCGGCGGACCGCCTGCCCTGCGCCGCCGGTTGTGCGGTGGAGGACTAGCTCCCGGAGGCGCTGTCCTGCTTCATCAGCCTGACGCCCTGGTACGCCAGCCAGATCACCCAGATGATGTACAGGGAACGCGCCAGCGCGAGCCCTTGGTCGAGGTCGCCGCCCTCGGCCGCAGCCCAGTAGAAGGAGGCCAGCGACACAACCGAAAGGATGCCAACCAGCCGGTTTACCCACGCCTCCACGTTGCCCGCGGCGGGCATGGACAGGGCGAAGGTGAGGAACCCCAAAGAGACGAGCATCCCGCCGAGCAGCGTCATCGCAACCCGCGCCACGAAGAGCGGCGTCAGGAAGTGGACGGTCTGGTCGTCCAGCCCGATGGTGATGGCCAGCGCAACGCCCTGGCCCCAGATCCAGCTCAGCAGCCCTACCAAGATGAACGCCAGCCCCATGCGGGTGGCGGCGTCGCCAATCCCCGTGCTCCGCGTCGCGACCTGGAGCGAGTACAGCCCGAAGGCCATGATCATGAGGCCCAGGACGATCAGCGGCACCGTGATGTTGGCCATGGTCGGGTTGTTGGTCAGTGCCTCGATCGCCGCGATAGGGTCGGACGGTTCCGCGGTGTCGATGATGATGCCGCCGGGCTGCAGCAGGAACATGACGAAGGCCAGCGCCGGCCCGATGATCAGCGCCAGCCCGCCAAGCCGTCCCATAGACATGTTGCACATACGCGTCCTCCTCCCCTTCCACCGTATGCCGCAATGGCCGAACCGGAGAACCGGACACCCCCCGCCGTCCGAGGGTGTCCCTGGGACGAACGGGGGGTGTCTACTTGACGCGTCTCAGGGACGAGCTAGCCGCCCGTGCTGGTCGCCTCCGCCTGCTCGCGGACGCCCCAGATGTCGCTGGGAAGGGAAATGCCCTTCTCGGCCGCAAGCGTCGCGGCATGCTCGCGGGCGCGGACGGAGTTGACCGCCGTCATGTCGGACACCTCGATCCCCAGTCCGTCCACGACGCGCACCCGGAAGTTGAAGTACGCGCACGCCATCACGATGTCCAGCACGTCCCGGTCCGTCCACCCGACGTCGCGGAGGGCGTTGATGTCGTCCTCGGTCATCATGGCCGGGGTGAGCGTCAGCTTCTCCGCGTACTCCAGCATGGCGCGCTGCTTGTCCGTCAGGTCGGCCTTCCGCCAGTCATTCTGGATGAACTCCGCCAGGAGGTCGTCGCCGCCAACTCTACGCAGGGCCCCTGCGTGAGCGACGGTTCAGTACCGGCAGTTGGACGCCAGCGAGGTCACCGTGGCGACCATCTCCCGCTCGGCGGAGGTGACGCCGGACTCGCCGCGCATGACGTGCATCATGAACAGCCGCCCGTAGAGCATGGAGAGGGGGTTCAGGCTGGCCAGCTCCGGCGGCGTCGCCGGGTGCGGCCCCGGGTTGGCGGGCATCCCCGCAAGCATCTCGTCGTTGTAGTCGATGTTCACCTGGCGCATGCGCTCATAGGCTTCCTTGAGCTCGCCCTCAGCTTCCCATTCCTGAATCACCTTGATCCACGGCATGGCGGTGTCCTCCTTCCGACGCGCCATCCAGCGCGTACGCGCCGGATTCTAGCACTCGCAGGTAAAGCGCGGTATCCCCGTCATTGCGGGAGCGTCGGGAATCGGAAGAGGCGGGCCCCCGGGAATGCCCCGGAACCCGCCTCCCGCCGAATGCGATAGGGAATCTTGCCTATGACCGGACTATCCGCCCGTGCTGGCCGCCTCCGCCTGCTCCCGGACGCCCCAGATGTCGCTGGGGAGGGAGACGCCCTTCGCGGCTGCAAGCTCTGCGGCTTGCTCGCGGGCGCGGGCGGCCCCCTGCGCCAGCATGTCTGGGATCTCCAGCCCGAGGCCGTCGACGACGCGCACCCGGAAGTTGAAGTACGCGCACGCCATCACGATGTCCAGCACGTCGCGGTCGCTCCAGCCAGCGTCGCGGAGGGCGTTGACGTCGTCCTCCGTCATCATTGCCGGGGTCAGCGTCAGCTTCTCGGTGAACTCGAGCATGGCGCGCTCGTTGTCCGGCAGGTCGGCCTTTCGCCAGTCGTTCTGGATGAACTCCGCCACCAGGTAGTCGCCGCCAACACTACGCAGGGACCCTGCGTGCGCGACGGTTCAGAAGCGGCAGTTGGACGCCAGCGAGGTGACCGTGGCGATCATCTCCCGCTGGGCAGGGGTGACGCCGGACTCGCCGCGCATGACGTGCAGCATGAACTGGCGCCCGTAGAGCATCGAGAGGGGGTTGAGGCTGGCCAGCTCCGGCGGCATCACCGGGTGCGGGCGGAGTTCGCCGTCGCCCGGCAGCGACTCGCCGTAGTCGACGTTGATCTGGCGCATCCGCTCGTAGGCCTCCTTGAGTTCACCCTCGGCTTCCCATTCCTGTATGACCTTTATCCACGGCATGGCTGGTGCTCCTTTCCCTCCTCCCGCCGTTCGCCCCCGTATAGAGTACGGGGCAGGCCCTTCAATGTCCCTCAGGACGAACGGCGAAGAGACGCTCTATTGACCGACAAAATGGCGGCTAGGCGGGTGCCTTGGCCGCCTCCGCCTGCTCGCGGACGCCCCAGATGTCGGCGGGAAGAGAGACGCCCTTCGCGGCGGCAAGCTCGGCGGCGTGCTCGCGGGCGCGGACGGCCCCCGCTGCCCAGGAGTCTGGGAGCTCGAGGCCGAGGCCGTCGACGACGCGGACGCGCATGT comes from the Chloroflexota bacterium genome and includes:
- a CDS encoding site-specific DNA-methyltransferase, translating into MHTTAKSAIATYEHGSEKQTKAINGRLPLPVPEPNGHEYLRLDTAEDFRIESIAESLLIRGSAEEALDRLPAAAVQTVVTSPPYWSLRDYAVDSQIGRDDSLPEYVASIVRTFEKLRHILTDDGTVWLNVGDSYTSGNRRYRAPDRKNRARAMSVRPPTPTGLKAKELVGVPWRLAFALQAAGWWVRSEVIWAKPNAHPESVRDRPTLDHETVFLLSKNQNYYYNIDAVRGPNDRRLRTTWSIPTDPQRQSFANGVNHPAVMPIELANRCLQITSRPGDVVLDPYAGSGTTLVAARDLDRKWVGIELSSEFTKMIERRLEG
- a CDS encoding peptidyl-alpha-hydroxyglycine alpha-amidating lyase family protein — encoded protein: MATTVGTGDFTYEVAEGWGELPEGMEWGQIGSVNTDSQDRVHVFTRTTNPVMVFDRDGKFLSTWGGDEFVDAHGLNTDADDNQYMVDRTLQVAMKFTKDRKKVFEIGNRGVPSDTGYTDENREVLRPAGPFHHPTDIALSASGGFYVSDGYRNCRVHKFADDGTLEYSWGEPGTGPGQFNLVHSVWEVDGKVYVADRQNHRIQIFTPQGEYLDEWGGFIQPCKLFVDSNDIMYVAELQSRVTILDLEGNVLAQLGDPEYRKPEPGQFIGPHGVWVDSHGDLYVCEVLMGQRIQKFLRK
- a CDS encoding CvpA family protein, with the protein product MNWLDILLLALLAMSAFAGARVGVFWAAMAFGSLMIGWYFAGNVSGAATLAVEGYTDSSTARAVVNVVVYVALLSVMLYAASRVLKVVKPLLSTVTLGTSSILDRVGGLLLGLVIGLLLIGAVILVGARLTYQVDLGEVDPGVPGSVEQRVAQGETVHEGLQELLSSSAVVWGLVQVATALPADTLGLAPLDFGDSLELLDEALD